The Montipora capricornis isolate CH-2021 chromosome 6, ASM3666992v2, whole genome shotgun sequence genome has a window encoding:
- the LOC138054596 gene encoding opsin-1-like, translating to MSLSLTIAISNVSLENGTTAASEVLFQINPILGLVVEGVIAFLVCGHFLILTTLTLYRPWNIADVLIFSLSIADTVNAAIPLQMLNIVNNFLGPHLWTPMSCAAFVTCTYTFRIASVCTITLISGDRAILLTRPLQHHIIVTIGRARKAIVAVWLFSIVLAILPFIGVGHSSFRGGYCFYQLSDFGIMYGYIIIGIGVLQLVLVLMCFIAIKITSSKFVKRQSVMAASKQTGLKNYKSRETAGTRQVKQMSFMMAIVVLLYYFSWLPYLLANLYSMVTGRTDRATVILIGFFSLVNALINPILYGKMSPRYRNGYIYIFKKILSMCGGEKPDAAFLDGTRRKGSFVKFSTASTLQSNARKSIDFSVREGKLRGENGVSNHHSTSVTGVEFEGSHGQEKPQEDEQERNQKCNLAFANDNTDEDKGIVNPSHLSISLSTFDVELGTTIDKDVSLPDDETFDSGL from the exons ATGTCGCTGTCTTTAACGATAGCAATTTCGAATGTTTCTTTAGAGAATGGTACAACTGCTGCAAGCGAGGTTCTTTTCCAGATCAATCCCATTTTGGGTTTGGTAGTGGAAGGAGTAATTGCGTTCTTAGTTTGTGGACACTTTCTAATTCTCACGACACTTACCTTATACAGGCCATGGAACATAGCCGACGTGCTGATATTCTCGCTGTCGATTGCAGACACTGTAAATGCAGCTATTCCGCTCCAAATGCTCAACATCGTGAACAACTTCCTTGGTCCTCATCTCTGGACACCGATGTCCTGTGCCGCGTTCGTTACTTGCACGTATACGTTTCGTATTGCTTCCGTGTGCACGATAACTTTGATATCAGGCGATAGAGCCATCTTGTTGACGAGGCCATTGCAGCACCACATCATTGTTACAATTGGAAGGGCAAGGAAAGCGATCGTCGCTGTCTGGTTGTTTTCTATCGTCCTGGCAATTTTACCGTTCATCGGAGTGGGGCATTCAAGTTTCAGAGGTGGTTACTGTTTTTATCAGCTATCTGATTTCGGAATCATGTACGGATACATTATCATTGGCATTGGTGTGTTACAGTTAGTGCTGGTATTAATGTGCTTTATAGCCATCAAGATTACTAGCAGCAAATTTGTGAAACGCCAATCTGTGATGGCGGCTTCCAAGCAAACTGGCTTGAAAAATTACAAGAGTCGGGAAACCGCAGGAACACGGCAAGTCAAGCAGATGTCATTCATGATGGCCATAGTGGTGTTGCTTTACTACTTCAGTTGGTTGCCTTACTTG cTGGCAAACCTTTACAGCATGGTAACTGGGCGAACCGACCGCGCAACAGTCATTTTAATCGGTTTCTTTTCTCTTGTAAACGCACTCATCAATCCCATTCTCTACGGCAAAATGAGCCCAAGATACAGAAACGGATACATTTACATATTCAAGAAAATCTTGTCAATGTGTGGAGGAGAAAAACCCGACGCTGCATTCCTTG ATGGCACTCGTCGCAAAGGGTCCTTTGTGAAATTTTCAACAGCTTCGACCCTTCAGTCTAATGCTCGTAAAAGCATTGATTTTTCTGTTCGCGAAGGGAAACTTCGTGGGGAGAATGGAGTATCAAATCATCACTCTACCAGTGTAACAGGGGTGGAATTTGAAGGAAGCCACGGACAAGAGAAGCCGCAAGAAGACGAGCAAGAAAGAAACCAGAAGTGCAACCTTGCATTTGCCAACGACAACACTGACGAGGACAAAGGAATCGTAAACCCCAGCCATTTAAGTATATCTTTATCAACATTTGACGTAGAATTAGGAACAACTATTGATAAAGATGTATCTCTGCCTGACGACGAGACTTTTGATAGCGGTCTGTAA
- the LOC138053108 gene encoding 5-hydroxytryptamine receptor 7-like encodes MESENVNGEQTFNSAFPEIRIALITTVVVVSFIILAGNLLTVVSILCFTKRKSTFSFLLVTISLIDILNILGPNVVSLFVFFDKGNNFYKYFTLCRLQAWSIVFLRCAATLAITLLGLDRFFITLTPRFYRKQWKGKLFVAFFFGKWIISAFIATWPLLWLDGFHVSKDTGYTFCLFLYENPVAGFFVVFLMCLLLVSCLCFYAIFSTSNKGSYSTKLRKDDGFSFSAKEREVSHLADPTDNKDLTILAALVDGVYLSC; translated from the coding sequence ATGGAATCAGAGAATGTTAATGGGGAACAAACATTCAACAGTGCATTTCCAGAGATTCGTATTGCTTTAATAACTACAGTGGTTGTAGTGTCGTTCATTATATTAGCAGGAAACCTGTTAACTGTTGTTAGCATTTTGTGTTTCACAAAACGAAAAAGTACCTTCAGTTTTCTTCTCGTCACGATCTCTTTGATAGACATTTTAAATATCTTGGGACCAAATGTAGTCTCTTTGTTCGTGTTTTTTGACAAAGGAAACAATTTCTACAAGTACTTTACTTTGTGCAGACTTCAAGCATGGAGTATCGTGTTTCTTCGTTGTGCTGCCACATTAGCAATTACTCTTCTCGGACTAGATAGATTTTTCATTACTTTAACACCGCGCTTTTATCGAAAACAATGGAAAGGAAAGTTGTTCgttgcatttttctttggaaaatggATAATCTCCGCGTTTATAGCGACGTGGCCTCTGCTCTGGTTAGACGGTTTCCACGTTTCCAAGGATACAGGATATACTTTTTGCCTGTTCCTGTACGAAAATCCTGTGGCGGGATTTTTCGTCGTTTTCCTCATGTGTTTGTTGCTAGTCAGTTGCTTGTGTTTTTACGCAATATTCAGCACATCGAACAAGGGATCGTACAGTACCAAGTTGAGAAAAGATGACGGGTTCAGCTTTTCTGCTAAAGAGCGTGAAGTTTCCCACTTGGCGGACCCTACTGACAACAAAGATCTCACTATTTTAGCAGCTTTGGTCGATGGTGTTTATTTAAGTTGCTAG
- the LOC138053109 gene encoding uncharacterized protein, with protein MKGVVSKETVVLRRWGSSIQKFGFINGVDNIAITLGTLSVDYPSLFGLCVLQLPLVSSLLNPLIYGIRWLPYRRAYHRALRWPCTKCCNRKFQKSSRSRSHNFNSTTSAGHSFWISYGFVEADGDHENAFHVLFSSTSYIKPLDFNLDELEMFEQNSRYTNMAPLSISNGQKPITMKDTTWRAGGNHFQNILDFIEAKTGGNHITRNNKCANEADIPSAETRQNHTSAYTRSVHKREPAVPGHASDLELSLFGHNTSDIPSVERCDKQKHSATCSCLGKSKYYPVERKNREMESLMPDAIENLTSRDALPTDVHL; from the exons atgaagggggtagtttctaaagaaactgtggtgctgcgtcggtggggaagtagtatacaaaaatttggctttatcaacggagtggataat ATAGCCATTACACTTGGTACTCTTTCAGTGGACTATCCTTCGCTGTTCGGCTTGTGTGTGCTCCAGTTACCACTGGTCAGCAGTCTCTTGAACCCTTTGATATACGGTATCAGGTGGCTTCCTTACAGAAGGGCATACCATCGAGCACTGAGGTGGCCTTGCACAAAATGTTGCAAcaggaaatttcaaaaatcATCGCGTTCAAGGTCGCATAACTTTAACT CCACCACAAGCGCTGGCCACAGCTTCTGGATATCGTATGGTTTTGTAGAGGCCGACGGTGATCATGAAAACGCTTTTCACGTTCTTTTTAGTAGCACCTCGTACATTAAGCCACTCGACTTCAACTTAGATGAGCTGGAAATGTTCGAGCAAAATTCAAGATACACCAATATGGCGCCCTTGTCAATATCCAATGGCCAAAAACCTATCACAATGAAAGATACGACGTGGCGGGCGGGTGGAAatcattttcagaatatattgGATTTCATCGAGGCCAAGACAGGAGGAAATCATATAACTAGAAATAACAAATGCGCAAATGAGGCTGACATACCTAGCGCAGAGACTCGTCAAAATCATACCAGTGCATACACTCGGTCCGTACATAAACGTGAACCTGCGGTACCAGGTCATGCAAGTGACCTCGAGTTATCTCTTTTTGGACATAACACTTCAGATATCCCGAGTGTTGAGCGGTGCGATAAACAAAAACATAGTGCTACATGCTCCTGTCTTGGAAAATCAAAATACTACCCTGTGGAAAGGAAAAATCGCGAGATGGAGTCATTAATGCCTGACGCAATAGAGAATCTTACCTCTAGAGATGCGCTTCCTACAGACGTACACCTTTAA
- the LOC138054598 gene encoding major facilitator superfamily domain-containing protein 6-like — protein MEDEDTKRKAGREISRQSSQDTSQLSSMLYKCYYFLFYIGIGSSFPYIALYFKQLGLTAGQTGAVLGLRFLTKFIGSPIWGILGDKYKVHKVILLASLVSFTAGNLMFIAVQPQKQMCLETRANRTVTKALLFTPNGIVLGQEIGNSSDARNDFANKNFTAFARKIDEHEIKQIFIIFLTIVLIFQIIGSVDFAMTDALLVVFLRENVKKFGTFRIWGEFGVAVGSFLVGGVISLYKSKVCGEVVENYHISFYFFAGFSTLAIINVLFLEVKYPNDKSSDHPIFNASETFKLLCGGNFIIIIIVTCYFGILNGMQENFGPWYLDDLGAQPYMVGVASGLRYCFALLGYVSSGMCIDRIGLVSTAAGCLLLYVAVFLGLAFVLNPWLGVVLHSIQGLLYGLGWSSCVVFGGTVSLQCGSYATVQGVIGGVHWGLGACIGVLVSGVIINSIGIPKTFFMYAMTSVAVFVFLVLSHWWIRSREQKEEADQVGYQLVSQNKDGDE, from the exons ATGGAGGACGAGGATACCAAGCGGAAAGCAGGAAGAGAAATTTCAAGACAGTCTTCACAAGACACGTCACAACTGTCCTCTATGTTGTATAAATgttattatttcttattttacatTGGCATCGGAAGTTCATTTCCTTATatagctttgtatttcaaacaaCTTGGACTTACGGCTGGTCAAACGGGTGCTGTACTTGGGTTGCGATTCTTAACAAAATTTATCGGGTCACCAATATGGGGAATACTTGGTGACAAGTACAAAGTACATAAAGTTATTCTACTTGCCTCACTGGTGTCATTCACAGCCGGAAACTTAATGTTTATTGCTGTTCAACCACAAAAGCAAATGTGTCTCGAAACCAGAGCAAACAGAACAGTGACAAAGGCATTATTATTCACTCCTAACGGAATCGTACTGGGACAAGAGATAGGCAATAGCAGTGATGCAAGAAATGACTTTGCAAACAAGAACTTCACTGCGTTTGCTCGTAAAATCGATGAACACGAGATCAAGCAAATCTTCATCATTTTTCTGaccattgttttgattttccaaATTATCGGATCTGTCGATTTTGCCATGACAGATGCATTGTTGGTTGTTTTCCTTCGAGAAAACGTAAAGAAATTCGGAACTTTCCGAATATGGGGCGAGTTTGGAGTCGCTGTTGGTTCGTTTTTGGTCGGAGGAGTAATCAGTCTTTACAAATCGAAAGTTTGTGGGGAGGTAGTGGAGAACTACCAtatttcattttacttttttgCCGGTTTTAGCACACTTGCAATAATCAATGTTCTCTTTCTGGAAGTAAAGTATCCAAATGACAAATCATCCGACCATCCCATTTTCAATGCTTCTGAAACGTTTAAGCTTCTTTGCGGTGGtaacttcatcatcatcattattgtgaCATGCTACTTCGGTATCCTGAATGGAATGCAAGAGAACTTTGGACCATGGTACTTAGATGACCTCGGAGCTCAGCCATACATGGTCGGTGTCGCATCTGGTCTGCGTTactgctttgctttgcttggtTATGTTTCTTCAGGAATGTGCATCGATAGAATTGGACTTGTTTCCACTGCTGCTGGGTGTTTATTACTCTATGTAGCAGTATTCTTGGGTCTCGCCTTTGTCCTCAATCCCTGGCTAGGTGTGGTATTACACAGTATTCAGGGACTGTTGTACGGACTCGGTTGGTCTTCCTGTGTCGTATTTGGTGGGACTGTTTCGTTGCAATGCGGTTCCTATGCCACGGTGCAAG GCGTCATTGGAGGAGTTCACTGGGGTCTGGGAGCGTGCATTGGAGTACTGGTCAGCGGTGTCATTATTAACAGTATCGGTATACCTAAAACGTTCTTTATGTATGCTATGACGTCAGTTGCCGTGTTTGTGTTTCTGGTGCTTTCGCATTGGTGGATAAGATCCCGAGAGCAGAAAGAAGAGGCCGATCAAGTAGGTTATCAACTGGTCTctcaaaacaaagatggcgatgaataa
- the LOC138054599 gene encoding uncharacterized protein, translating into MFAVCVVCAFVFLYNYSIMPESVTVLKKENNALKAQLSSMSDEIAKLKELIQRHSDSGTVLPREEGAHCVEFLSKQYDDLHLFRGIAKDELQRLSTKLEALKAKVDTIGNAIDEIQEYSFQYNVKIVGVPERLQDDSTASISKLCLNIFKETGADVSMYDIDTAHRVPSRNNNGKPKPIVCKFVRRLAKESVMNHRKDACKLNPTSVGLPEDASLSAVRIFDHLSPRMQTVLFEAKKFKEQHHYQYCWSKGSFVYLRKDPTSRAIKIKDLGDLLNLGSGDQS; encoded by the coding sequence aTGTTTGCTGTTTGTGTTGTgtgtgctttcgttttcttgtaCAACTATTCTATAATGCCTGAGTCAGTTACGGTTTTGAAGAAGGAGAATAATGCACTTAAAGCGCAATTATCGTCAATGTCGGACGAGATAGCTAAACTGAAGGAGTTGATACAACGACATAGCGACAGCGGTACAGTTCTGCCAAGAGAAGAAGGTGCCCACTGTGTAGAATTCTTGAGCAAGCAATATGACGACCTCCATCTCTTTAGAGGCATAGCTAAAGACGAACTTCAACGACTAAGCACCAAACTCGAAGCGTTGAAAGCCAAGGTTGATACTATTGGGAATGCTATTGACGAAATTCAAGAGTACAGTTTCCAGTACAATGTAAAAATTGTGGGCGTGCCTGAGAGGCTGCAAGACGACTCTACAGCCTCGATAAGCAAGCTTtgcctaaatatttttaaagaaacGGGAGCTGATGTATCGATGTATGACATTGACACTGCCCACCGTGTTCCCAGCAGGAATAACAACGGTAAGCCAAAGCCGATTGTTTGCAAATTTGTCAGGCGCTTAGCTAAAGAAAGCGTCATGAATCATCGTAAAGATGCATGCAAATTGAACCCGACCTCCGTCGGACTACCTGAGGATGCTTCGTTAAGTGCGGTTAGAATCTTCGATCATTTGTCACCTCGAATGCAAACAGTCCTGTTTGAGGCGAAGAAGTTCAAGGAACAGCACCATTATCAGTACTGTTGGTCAAAGGGATCCTTTGTTTACTTACGGAAAGATCCTACGTCTCGAGCTATCAAGATCAAGGATCTTGGCGATTTGCTCAACCTGGGAAGTGGAGACCAAAGCTAA